The following proteins are co-located in the Apis mellifera strain DH4 linkage group LG11, Amel_HAv3.1, whole genome shotgun sequence genome:
- the LOC102655564 gene encoding uncharacterized protein LOC102655564 isoform X1, translating to MLQQYPKDQRTAFNVPSSNSKILLTNLRTVSSSPNLIQNDALTSIPFEMKNRDSNESDIAEHSSTFVKTGQVLPIVDITWNYNSFRFKTFEECLRNCYGDKYPPGEVVLNSMQLNLLDSYTNVTLGMAGLFDFAKEEGESSHLEAVETKQEIEYLDPLDHFVTKQHCKPATIERFTKTDHEEDRGWDNMASWHDMEEDCDIEAVITGREKNQPNRRSFRKIEAPRKCYLSSSRRVCRTNDS from the coding sequence ATGCTGCAACAGTATCCCAAAGACCAAAGGACGGCATTCAACGTTCCCAGCTCCAATTCCAAGATATTGTTGACCAACCTGAGAACCGTTTCATCCTCCCCGAATCTGATACAGAACGACGCTCTAACCTCGATCCCTTTCGAGATGAAGAACAGGGATTCGAACGAAAGCGACATCGCGGAACACTCGTCCACGTTCGTGAAAACCGGCCAAGTCTTGCCCATAGTAGACATCACGTGGAATTACAACTCGTTCCGTTTCAAAACGTTCGAGGAATGCCTGAGAAATTGTTACGGTGACAAGTATCCGCCCGGCGAGGTTGTGCTCAACTCGATGCAGTTGAATCTGTTGGACTCGTATACGAACGTGACGTTGGGCATGGCAGGCCTGTTCGATTTCGCCAAGGAGGAGGGCGAGTCGTCCCATTTGGAGGCCGTCGAGACGAAGCAAGAAATCGAGTATCTTGATCCGTTGGATCACTTTGTGACGAAACAGCACTGCAAACCGGCCACCATAGAGAGATTCACGAAAACGGATCACGAGGAGGATCGAGGGTGGGACAATATGGCGTCGTGGCACGACATGGAGGAGGACTGTGATATCGAGGCTGTGATCACAGGTCGGGAAAAGAATCAGCCGAATCGAAGATCCTTCAGGAAGATCGAGGCTCCTCGCAAATGCTATTTGTCCTCGTCTCGGCGTGTTTGCAGGACGAATGATTCTTGa
- the LOC413108 gene encoding pre-mRNA-processing factor 40 homolog A-like, giving the protein MASNDGIPPPAAVPGFPPATPNIASSFVPPIMPTAPFIPPPSLPPGPPGIMPPQFSIPPPGFSFPITAAPPPEAGVIAAPPQITAPGIPPPAPITSETSNVQPITATEKKTDWTEHKAPDGRTYYYNSVTKQSLWEKPDELKTPSELLLSQCPWKEYKSENGKVYYHNVTTKESRWTIPTELEELKTRIAAEEAAAAAAAVVASATNTIVPAGIQHLSPNVTIANTSQTSTPEPGGKSAIEQAMAATLAAINIPTPPAKPDEDSNSAKGSANDSRTSTPEPKMQFKDKKEAIEAFKELLRERDVPSNATWEQAVKLIQSDPRYPQMKKLNERKQAFNAYKTQKLKEEREQERLRLKKAKEDLEQFLLENDRMTSITKYYKCEEMFGNLEVWRAVGDSDRRDIYEDVIFNLAKREKEEAKQLKKRNTKRLAQVLDTMTDVTYRTTWQEAQALLLQHAAFAEDADLLEMDKEDALLVFENHIRQLEKDEEEEKEHEKKRRKRQERKNRDAFISLLDELHEQGKLTSMSLWVELYPMLSADLRFSAMLGQSGSTPLDLFKFYVEDLKSRFHDEKKIIREILKDKNFEVQVNTTFEEFATVVCEDRKSATLDAGNVKLTYNLLLEKAEAREKERVKEETRKFKKLETGFKNLLKTLNVDYQMIWEDIRNKIEEEPDFKAITLESERVRIFKEYQHELEESCSHHHIRSKKKKTKKVKRKSRSRSHSESEGSDKGLKKKRHKSRSPSIPSKSDSSESDTRKSKKKKSKKKRGRSHSRSHSRLPSSEESPERKRKEEKHRRASAHSEGSVTENAEHHELSEDELEKQRAQLLRELQMQQEDN; this is encoded by the exons atg GCTTCAAATGACGGTATACCTCCACCTGCTGCAGTACCTGGATTTCCACCAGCAACTCCAAATATTGCTTCTAGTTTTGTACCACCTATTATGCCCACTGCACCTTTCATACCTCCTCCTAGTTTACCACCTGGTCCACCTGGTATAATGCCTCCACAGTTTTCTATACCTCCACCAGGTTTCAGTTTTCCAATTACTGCTGCCCCTCCACCTGAAGCTGGAGTTATAG ctGCACCTCCTCAAATAACAGCACCAGGAATTCCACCCCCAGCACCTATAACAAGTGAAACATCAAATGTTCAACCTATTACAGCAACAGAAAAGAAGACTGATTGGACTGAACATAAAGCTCCTGATGGaagaacatattattataatagtgtTACAAAACAATCTTTGTGGGAAAAACCTGATGAACTAAAAACACCAAGTGAATTGCTTTTATCACAGTGCCCttggaaagaatataaatcagAGAATGGAAAagtatattatcataatgtaACAACTAAAGAATCTAGATGGACTATTCCTAcagaattagaagaattaaaaacaagAATTGCAGCTGAAGAAGCTGCAGCTGCAGCTGCAGCAGTTGTTGCAAGTGCTACAAATAc tatagTTCCTGCAGGTATCCAGCATTTATCTCCAAATGTCACAATTGCAAATACATCTCAAACTAGTACACCAGAACCAGGAGGAAAGTCTGCAATTGAACAAGCAATGGCAGCAACTCTTGCAGCAATAAACATTCCTACTCCACCTGCAAAACCAGATGAAGATAGCAATTCTGCAAAAGGATCAGCAAATGATAGTCGCACCAGTACTCCAGAACctaaaatgcaatttaaagataaaaaagaagcaattgaagcatttaaagaattattaagagaAAGAGATGTACCATCAAATGCTACATGGGAACAAgcagtaaaattaattcaaagtgACCCTAGATATccacaaatgaaaaaattaaatgaacgtAAACAAGCATTCAATGCATATAAGACACAGAAACTTAAAGAAGAACGTGAGCAAGAAAGATTAAG ATTGAAAAAAGCTAAGGAAGATttggaacaatttttattagaaaatgatagaatgacaagtataacaaaatattacaaatgtgAAGAAATGTTTGGTAATTTAGAAGTGTGGAGAGCTGTAGGCGATTCAGATCGTCGAGACATTTATGaagatgttatttttaatttggctAAACGTGAAAAAGAGGAAGCAAAAcaactaaaaaaaagaaatactaaAAGATTAGCTCAAGTTTTAGATACTATGACTGATGTTACATATAGAACTACTTGGCAAGAAGCACAAGCATTACTTTTACAACATGCAGCTTTTGCAGAAGATGCAGATTTATTAGAAATGGATAAAGAAGATGCACTActtgtttttgaaaatcatatacgtcaattagaaaaagatgaagaagaagaaaaagagcatgaaaaaaaacgtagaaaacgacaagaaagaaaaaatagagatgCATTTATA agTTTATTGGATGAGCTTCATGAGCAAGGAAAATTAACGTCAATGTCATTATGGGTAGAATTGTACCCAATGTTATCAGCTGATTTAAGATTTTCAGCTATGCTTGGACAATCTGGATCAACTCCTTTAGatctttttaagttttatgtTGAAGATTTAAAATCTAGATTTCAtgacgaaaagaaaattataagagaaattctaaaagataagaattttGAAGTGCAAGTTAATACTACTTTTGAAGAGTTTGCTACTGTTGTATGTGAAGATCGAAAATCTGCAACATTAGATGCAGGCaatgtaaaattaacatataatttgtTACTCGAAAAAGCTGAAGCCCGAGAAAAAGAACGCGTAAAGGAAGAAActaggaaatttaaaaaattagaaactggcttcaaaaatttattaaaaactctcAATGTCGATTATCAAATGATATGGgaagatataagaaataagattGAAGAAGAACCAGATTTCAAAGCAATAACATTAGAAAGCGAAAgagttagaatttttaaagaatatcaaCATGAACTTGAAGAAAGTTGTAGTCATCATCACAtcagaagtaaaaaaaaaaagacaaaaaaagtaaaacgaAAATCACGATCGCGATCACAcagt GAATCTGAAGGTAGTGATAaaggtttgaaaaaaaaaagacataagTCACGATCACCAAGTATTCCTAGTAAATCAGATAGTTCTGAGTCTGATACTAGaaagtcaaaaaaaaagaaaagtaaaaagaagagaggtcGTAGTCATTCT cgATCACATTCGAGACTTCCATCGTCTGAAGAATCACCGGAAAGAAAACGTAAAGAAGAAAAGCATAGAAGAGCTTCTGCTCATAGTGAAGGATCAGTAACGGAAAATGCTGAACATCATGAACTTTCAGAAGATGAATTGGAAAAACAAAGAGCACAATTATTGCGTGAATTACAAATGCAGcaagaagataattaa
- the LOC102655564 gene encoding uncharacterized protein LOC102655564 isoform X2 has translation MESICALLATVILIFPLIIQLQMLIADPKKLCTIFHYYATTTTSEESDKTSSLNMLQQYPKDQRTAFNVPSSNSKILLTNLRTVSSSPNLIQNDALTSIPFEMKNRDSNESDIAEHSSTFVKTGQVLPIVDITWNYNSFRFKTFEECLRNCYGDKYPPGEVVLNSMQLNLLDSYTNVTLGMAGLFDFAKEEGESSHLEAVETKQEIEYLDPLDHFVTKQHCKPATIERFTKTDHEEDRGWDNMASWHDMEEDCDIEAVITGREKNQPNRRSFRKIEAPRKCYLSSSRRVCRTNDS, from the exons ATGGAAAGCATCTGCGCCCTCCTTGCCACTGTAATCCTCATATTTCCTCTCATCATTCAACTCCAAATGTTAATC GCAGATCCAAAGAAGCTGTGCACGATCTTCCACTACtacgccaccaccaccacgtcCGAAGAGTCTGACAAGACCTCATCCCTCAACATGCTGCAACAGTATCCCAAAGACCAAAGGACGGCATTCAACGTTCCCAGCTCCAATTCCAAGATATTGTTGACCAACCTGAGAACCGTTTCATCCTCCCCGAATCTGATACAGAACGACGCTCTAACCTCGATCCCTTTCGAGATGAAGAACAGGGATTCGAACGAAAGCGACATCGCGGAACACTCGTCCACGTTCGTGAAAACCGGCCAAGTCTTGCCCATAGTAGACATCACGTGGAATTACAACTCGTTCCGTTTCAAAACGTTCGAGGAATGCCTGAGAAATTGTTACGGTGACAAGTATCCGCCCGGCGAGGTTGTGCTCAACTCGATGCAGTTGAATCTGTTGGACTCGTATACGAACGTGACGTTGGGCATGGCAGGCCTGTTCGATTTCGCCAAGGAGGAGGGCGAGTCGTCCCATTTGGAGGCCGTCGAGACGAAGCAAGAAATCGAGTATCTTGATCCGTTGGATCACTTTGTGACGAAACAGCACTGCAAACCGGCCACCATAGAGAGATTCACGAAAACGGATCACGAGGAGGATCGAGGGTGGGACAATATGGCGTCGTGGCACGACATGGAGGAGGACTGTGATATCGAGGCTGTGATCACAGGTCGGGAAAAGAATCAGCCGAATCGAAGATCCTTCAGGAAGATCGAGGCTCCTCGCAAATGCTATTTGTCCTCGTCTCGGCGTGTTTGCAGGACGAATGATTCTTGa
- the LOC551113 gene encoding delta-1-pyrroline-5-carboxylate dehydrogenase, mitochondrial translates to MLNLCRQALIVNNQKVSTRCLGTIIPVSNTIEFPLENEPVLSYKKGSPERAELEKVLNKMSNECEEVPLVIGNEEIKTDLCKYQVMPHNHKVKIAKYYWATADLVKKAIDVSVKAQREWEKCPFEKRLEIWLRAADLMATKYRQQLNAATMLGQSKTVIQAEIDSAAELIDFFRMHGYFAKEAMKYQPISPNKETLNSMRYRGMDGFVAAVSPFNFTAIGGNLSYTPALMGNAVLWKPSDTALLSNWWIFKICKEAGVPPGVVNFIPCEGPVFGDTITASPYLSGINFTGSVPTFNRLWIQVGKNLGKYKNYPKLIGECGGKNYHFVHASADVESVVNGTIKSAFEFNGQKCSACSRMYVPESLWPQIKEGLLSIRETLKIGDVRDFTVFTGAVIDAIAFKRITSYIEHAKKSSNLEIIGGGEYDNSIGYFINPTIVVTKNPKDKIMTEEIFGPVLTIYVYKDSNLDETMKLVESSTPYALTGSIFSQDEKWARRALEEFKYTAGNFYVNDKSTGSVVGQQPFGGSRMSGTNDKAGGPHYALRWASPQSIKETFVPLREHDYAYMRS, encoded by the exons atgttgaATCTTTGCCGTCAAGCATTAATAGTTAACAATCAAAA AGTTAGTACAAGATGCTTAGGGACAATAATACCAGTATCAAATACTATTGAATTTCCTTTGGAAAATGAACCTGTTCTTAGCTATAAGAAAGGTAGTCCAGAGAGGGCTGAATTAGAGAAggttttgaataaaatgagTAATGAATGTGAAGAAGTACCCTTGGTTATtggaaatgaagaaattaaaacagatttatgtaaatatcaaGTTATG CCACATAatcataaagtaaaaattgcaaaatattattggGCAACAGCTGATCTAGTCAAAAAAGCAATAGATGTTTCTGTAAAAGCTCAGCGTGAATGGGAAAAATGTCCATTTGAGAAACGTTTAGAAATCTGGTTGAGAGCAGCTGATTTGATGGCAACAAAATACAGACAGCAATTAAATGCTGCTACAATGCTTGGGCAGAGCAAAACTGTTATTCAAGCAGAAATAGATAGTGCAGcagaattaattgatttttttagaatgcATGGATATTTTGCTAAGGAGGCTATGAAATATCAACCAATTTCACCCAATAAAGAAACACTAAATTCAATGAGATATAGAGGGATGGATGGTTTTGTTGCAGCAGTATCACCATTCAACTTTACTGCCATTGGTGGTAATCTTAGCTATACACCTGCTTTAATg ggTAATGCAGTATTATGGAAACCATCTGATACAGCTTTACTTTCTAATTGgtggatatttaaaatatgtaaagaaGCTGGTGTACCACCAGGTGTAGTCAATTTTATTCCATGTGAAGGTCCTGTTTTTGGAGATACCATAACTGCTTCACCTTATTTATctggaattaattttactgGATCAGTTCCAACATTTAATCGTTTATGGATACAAGTTGGTAAAAATTTAGGAAAGTATAAAAACTATCCTAAATTAATAGGCGAATGTGGTggcaaaaattatcattttgtgCATGCAAGCGCTGATGTGGAATCAGTTGTTAATGGGACCATAAAAAGCGCTTTTGAATTTAATGGTCAAAAATGTTCAGCTTGCAGTAGAATGTACGTTCCAGAATCATTATGGCCACAG ATAAAGGAAGGTCTTTTATCGATTCGTGAAACGCTTAAAATTGGCGATGTCAGAGATTTTACCGTATTCACCGGAGCTGTTATAGATGCTATcgcatttaaaagaattactaGTTATATCGAACATgctaaaaaatcatcaaatttagaaattattggtggcggagaatatgataattc gattggatattttattaatccaaCAATAGTAGTCACAAAAAATCCTAAAGATAAGATAATGACTGAAGAAATATTTGGTCctgtattaacaatatatgtttataaagatTCAAATCTCGATGAAACGATGAAATTGGTAGAATCATCAACCCCTTATGCTTTAACTGGATCGATATTCTCACAAGacga aaaatgggCGAGAAGAGCtcttgaagaatttaaatatacagctggcaatttttatgttaatgaTAAATCGACAGGTTCGGTTGTTGGCCAGCAACCGTTTGGTGGTAGTCGAATGTCTGGAACAAATGATAAAGCTGGCGGTCCTCACTATGCCCTTCGTTGGGCATCACCACAGTCAATCAAAGAAACATTTGTTCCTTTGCGTGAACACGATTATGCGTACATGAGGTCTTAG